One Synechococcus sp. CC9605 genomic window carries:
- a CDS encoding PIN/TRAM domain-containing protein, whose product MVDPLILLLFVVSGAAAGWMGIHLLPDGLVSATTNAEQLRLQLSGAGGGVGLIAGLVFKRLRVRLMQQVRTMPTDLLVSRAVGLILGLLVANLLLLPVLLLPFSGGIVLLKPLLAVVSNVFFGILGSNLAEVHGRTLLRLFNPASTEALLVADGVLTPATAKILDTSVIIDGRIRGMLACGLLEGQVIVAESVIDEMQQLSDSINIEKRAKGRRGLKLLKDLRETYGRRLVINSTRYEGKGTDDRLLQLASDTGGTLVTADFNLAQVAQVKDLKVMNLSELVIALRPEVQPGDELKLKIVREGKEDSQGVGYLDDGTMVVVNEAKSLIGQRKPVVVTGALQTPTGRMVFARLDENDASTDTKHSSKSKSQGKPAKTSNRKPADPG is encoded by the coding sequence ATGGTGGATCCGCTCATCCTGCTTCTGTTTGTGGTTTCCGGTGCGGCTGCCGGCTGGATGGGGATTCACTTGCTGCCCGACGGCCTGGTTAGTGCAACCACCAATGCTGAACAGTTGCGTCTCCAGCTCAGCGGAGCTGGAGGTGGCGTTGGCTTGATCGCAGGCCTGGTGTTCAAAAGGCTGCGGGTGCGCCTGATGCAACAGGTGCGCACCATGCCCACCGATCTGCTGGTGAGCCGGGCTGTCGGACTGATCCTGGGGCTGCTGGTGGCCAACCTGCTGCTGCTGCCTGTTCTGCTGCTTCCGTTTTCTGGGGGAATTGTTCTGCTCAAACCCCTTCTGGCGGTGGTGAGCAATGTCTTTTTCGGAATTCTGGGAAGCAACCTGGCGGAAGTTCACGGCCGCACGCTGCTGCGCCTGTTCAATCCCGCCAGCACGGAGGCACTGCTGGTGGCTGACGGGGTTCTGACCCCCGCCACAGCCAAGATCCTGGACACCAGCGTGATCATTGATGGCCGGATCCGCGGAATGCTCGCCTGCGGATTGCTGGAAGGGCAAGTGATCGTTGCCGAATCGGTGATCGATGAGATGCAGCAGCTGTCGGATTCCATCAACATCGAAAAGCGAGCCAAGGGCCGACGTGGACTGAAGCTTCTGAAGGATCTGCGGGAAACCTACGGGCGGCGGTTGGTGATCAACAGCACCCGTTACGAAGGCAAGGGAACTGACGACCGACTGTTGCAGTTGGCATCAGACACCGGCGGCACGCTGGTGACCGCAGACTTCAACCTGGCGCAGGTGGCCCAGGTCAAAGACCTGAAGGTGATGAATCTGAGTGAGCTGGTGATCGCGTTGCGGCCTGAAGTGCAACCCGGCGACGAGCTCAAACTCAAGATCGTGCGTGAGGGCAAGGAGGACAGCCAGGGGGTCGGCTACCTCGATGATGGAACGATGGTGGTGGTCAACGAGGCGAAATCGCTGATCGGCCAACGCAAACCGGTGGTGGTGACCGGTGCCCTGCAAACCCCAACCGGCCGCATGGTGTTCGCACGGTTGGACGAGAACGATGCATCAACAGACACCAAGCATTCATCCAAATCGAAAAGTCAGGGGAAACCGGCCAAAACCAGCAACCGCAAGCCCGCTGACCCCGGCTAG
- a CDS encoding ATP-dependent Clp protease proteolytic subunit, whose protein sequence is MPIGTPSVPYRLPGSQMERWVDIYTRLGVERILFLGSEVNDGIANSLVAQMLYLDSEDSSKPIYLYINSPGGSVTAGLAIYDTIQYVKSEVVTICVGLAASMGAFLLAAGTKGKRVALPHSRIMIHQPLGGTSRRQASDIEIEAREILRMKEMLNRSLSDMSGQSFEKIEKDTDRDYFLSAEEAKEYGLIDRVISHPNEA, encoded by the coding sequence ATGCCGATCGGTACCCCCAGCGTTCCCTATCGCCTGCCCGGCAGCCAGATGGAGCGTTGGGTCGACATCTACACTCGTCTTGGGGTGGAGAGGATCCTCTTCCTCGGCTCTGAGGTCAATGACGGCATTGCCAACAGCCTGGTGGCCCAAATGCTCTATCTCGACTCGGAGGACAGCAGCAAGCCGATCTACCTGTACATCAACTCCCCCGGCGGATCAGTCACGGCTGGGCTTGCGATCTACGACACCATCCAGTATGTCAAAAGCGAGGTAGTGACCATCTGCGTTGGCCTGGCGGCATCCATGGGTGCTTTTCTTCTTGCCGCTGGCACCAAGGGCAAGCGGGTTGCCCTGCCCCACAGCCGGATCATGATCCACCAGCCCCTTGGTGGCACCAGCCGTCGCCAAGCCAGTGACATCGAAATTGAGGCACGGGAGATCCTGCGGATGAAGGAGATGCTCAACCGCTCCCTATCCGACATGAGTGGCCAGAGCTTCGAGAAAATCGAGAAGGACACCGACCGGGACTACTTCCTCAGTGCCGAAGAAGCCAAGGAATACGGCCTGATCGACCGCGTCATCTCCCATCCGAACGAGGCCTGA
- a CDS encoding cell division protein FtsQ/DivIB: MSRVSTDTQSSQRPVSAQVARRRELRRERRQVLLLQLWRLVAFLLLGGGCTWILLRHGWTLRSSDVMVLTGGAALETSQVVEAAKLRFPSPLLEISPRALENQLVRELPVRAAQVERRILPARLIISLKPEIPVAKAMRQGPDGRERGLLNADGQWIPLSEASPEPLTNIMVRGWNDRKSGQIAALLQQRDRFEGRLKAIVLHPDGSVSLITTGLGRIDLGGEPALMNTQIDTIVHLNKTLPKHLRQAHQSNLDLSNPERPELQLPSPPATKKVPTQP, encoded by the coding sequence TTGAGTCGGGTCTCGACCGATACCCAGTCCTCCCAACGGCCGGTTTCCGCTCAGGTGGCCCGTCGCAGGGAGCTGCGCCGGGAGCGTCGGCAGGTTCTTTTGCTCCAGCTCTGGCGCTTGGTGGCCTTTCTGCTCCTCGGTGGAGGATGCACATGGATCCTCTTGCGCCATGGCTGGACGCTGCGGAGCTCCGATGTGATGGTCCTAACCGGCGGCGCTGCCCTCGAGACCAGCCAGGTAGTCGAGGCGGCCAAGCTGCGCTTTCCCTCACCCCTGCTGGAGATCAGTCCCAGGGCACTTGAAAACCAGCTGGTCAGGGAGCTGCCCGTGCGAGCTGCTCAGGTGGAGCGCCGAATACTGCCCGCTCGCCTCATCATCAGCCTGAAACCCGAGATTCCCGTTGCCAAGGCGATGCGTCAGGGTCCCGACGGACGGGAGAGGGGACTGCTGAACGCCGACGGGCAATGGATTCCCCTCAGCGAAGCATCACCAGAACCGCTCACCAACATCATGGTCCGCGGTTGGAATGATCGGAAAAGCGGCCAGATCGCCGCATTGCTGCAACAACGGGATCGCTTCGAGGGGAGACTGAAAGCGATCGTGCTTCACCCCGATGGCAGCGTCAGTCTGATCACCACGGGATTGGGCCGAATAGACCTCGGAGGCGAACCAGCCCTGATGAACACCCAGATCGACACGATCGTCCACCTCAACAAGACGTTGCCGAAGCACCTGCGCCAGGCCCATCAAAGCAACCTTGATCTCAGCAATCCGGAGCGACCGGAGCTGCAACTGCCGTCGCCACCTGCGACCAAGAAAGTCCCAACCCAACCCTGA
- a CDS encoding glycosyltransferase, giving the protein MVSVSDSLPQRIALVHEWFSPRSVGGAEQVVQEVDALLQRFDCEPQLAALIDAESRRSGSWLHGRSVFTSPIQLLPWGRSHVQQYLPLLPFAIEQIDLSSFELVISSSHLVAKGVLTGPEQLHISYVHTPVRYAWDQMHAYLQRSALARRGLGPLIRWQLHALRQWDQLSAQRVDHLIANSRFTARRIRKYWGREASVIHPPVEVERFRWTADRDDVYLCLCRLVPYKRVDLVVEAFNRLGLPLLVVGDGSERARLEALAGPTVTLLGRQSQQQVEELMARCRAFVYAGLEDFGIAPVEAMASGAPVIGLGRGGLLDTVRCAAAGIPEPTGVLFPEQTVESLVKAVEWFEQKRLWRSLDAEAIRAWAERFRPEAFAARFESALRTAWSAHQRGCAVAASDPAEMPGLRW; this is encoded by the coding sequence ATGGTCTCGGTTTCAGATTCCCTCCCGCAGCGCATCGCTCTGGTTCATGAATGGTTTTCGCCCCGCTCAGTCGGCGGAGCTGAACAGGTTGTTCAAGAGGTTGATGCTCTTCTTCAGCGTTTCGATTGTGAGCCACAGCTTGCCGCTCTCATCGATGCTGAATCCCGGCGGTCAGGCAGTTGGTTGCATGGTCGATCGGTTTTCACCAGTCCGATTCAGTTGCTCCCATGGGGACGCAGCCACGTGCAGCAGTATCTGCCGCTTTTGCCCTTTGCGATCGAACAGATCGACCTCAGTTCATTTGAGTTGGTGATCAGCAGCAGCCACCTTGTGGCCAAGGGTGTGCTCACCGGACCAGAGCAATTGCATATCAGCTACGTGCACACCCCCGTGCGTTACGCCTGGGATCAGATGCACGCTTATCTGCAGCGTTCTGCTCTGGCTCGGCGTGGTCTGGGCCCTTTGATTCGCTGGCAGTTGCATGCTCTGCGGCAATGGGACCAACTCAGTGCCCAGCGTGTGGATCACCTCATTGCCAACTCCCGTTTCACGGCGCGTCGAATCCGCAAGTACTGGGGGCGCGAAGCCAGCGTGATCCATCCCCCCGTGGAGGTGGAGCGCTTTCGCTGGACTGCCGATCGAGACGACGTCTATCTCTGCCTGTGCCGTTTGGTTCCTTACAAGCGGGTGGATCTGGTGGTGGAAGCCTTCAACCGCTTGGGCCTGCCCCTGCTTGTGGTGGGGGATGGTTCAGAGCGGGCGCGATTGGAGGCCTTGGCAGGTCCAACGGTCACCTTGCTCGGCCGTCAGTCACAGCAGCAGGTGGAAGAGCTTATGGCCCGTTGTCGGGCCTTTGTGTATGCCGGCCTGGAAGACTTCGGCATCGCTCCGGTGGAAGCAATGGCGTCTGGAGCGCCGGTGATTGGTTTGGGCCGGGGTGGTCTGTTGGACACGGTGCGTTGTGCAGCTGCCGGGATTCCTGAGCCCACTGGGGTGTTGTTTCCAGAACAAACCGTGGAGTCGCTGGTGAAGGCCGTGGAGTGGTTTGAGCAGAAACGACTTTGGCGTTCTCTGGATGCGGAAGCCATTCGTGCCTGGGCTGAGCGCTTTCGTCCGGAAGCCTTCGCGGCGCGCTTTGAATCCGCACTGCGAACAGCTTGGAGCGCCCATCAACGGGGCTGTGCCGTTGCAGCGAGTGACCCTGCGGAGATGCCAGGGCTTCGCTGGTGA
- the ilvC gene encoding ketol-acid reductoisomerase: MAQLFYDSDADLGLLNGKTVAIIGYGSQGHAHALNLKDSGVNVVVGLYDGSRSAEKAKADGLEVLSVADASAKADWIMVLLPDEFQKDVYEKEIAPHLNAGKVLSFAHGFNIRFELIKPPADVDVVMIAPKGPGHTVRWEYQNGQGVPALFAIEQDASGNARGMAMAYAKGIGGTRAGILETNFKEETETDLFGEQAVLCGGLSELVKAGFETLVEAGYQPELAYFECLHEVKLIVDLMVKGGLTSMRDSISNTAEYGDYVSGPRLITADTKAEMKRVLADIQDGTFARNFVAECEAGKPEMKKVRDRDSQHPIEKVGKGLRSMFSWLKDA; the protein is encoded by the coding sequence ATGGCCCAGCTCTTTTACGACTCCGACGCCGATCTCGGTCTGCTGAACGGCAAGACCGTGGCCATCATTGGTTATGGCTCCCAGGGTCATGCCCACGCTCTGAACCTGAAGGATTCAGGCGTGAACGTGGTGGTGGGCCTTTATGACGGCAGCCGCTCCGCCGAGAAAGCCAAGGCAGACGGTCTCGAAGTGCTGAGCGTGGCCGATGCCTCAGCCAAGGCCGACTGGATCATGGTCTTGCTGCCCGACGAATTCCAGAAGGACGTATACGAGAAGGAAATCGCACCCCACCTCAATGCAGGCAAGGTGCTCAGCTTTGCTCACGGCTTCAACATCCGTTTCGAGCTGATCAAGCCTCCCGCCGATGTGGATGTGGTGATGATTGCCCCCAAGGGCCCCGGCCACACCGTGCGCTGGGAGTACCAGAACGGCCAGGGCGTGCCTGCCTTGTTCGCCATCGAACAGGACGCCTCCGGCAACGCCCGCGGCATGGCCATGGCCTACGCCAAGGGAATCGGTGGCACCCGTGCTGGAATCCTGGAGACCAACTTCAAGGAAGAGACCGAAACCGATCTGTTCGGTGAACAGGCTGTGCTGTGTGGCGGTCTGTCCGAACTGGTGAAGGCTGGTTTCGAGACCCTGGTGGAGGCGGGTTATCAGCCCGAACTGGCTTACTTCGAGTGCCTGCACGAGGTGAAGCTGATTGTGGATCTGATGGTGAAGGGAGGACTGACCTCCATGCGCGACTCGATCTCCAACACCGCTGAGTACGGCGATTACGTCAGCGGCCCCCGTCTGATCACCGCCGACACCAAGGCTGAGATGAAGCGCGTTCTGGCAGACATCCAGGACGGCACCTTTGCCAGGAACTTCGTGGCCGAATGCGAAGCCGGTAAGCCAGAGATGAAGAAGGTGCGCGACCGTGATTCCCAGCATCCGATCGAGAAAGTGGGCAAAGGCCTGCGCTCGATGTTCAGCTGGCTGAAGGACGCCTGA
- a CDS encoding ATP-dependent Clp protease proteolytic subunit, with protein MTTSAPYYGDSAVMRTPPPDLPSLLLKERIVYLGLPLFSDDDAKRQMGIDVTELIIAQLLYLEFDNPEKPIYFYINSTGTSWYSGEAIGFETEAFAICDTLRYVKPPVHTICIGQAMGTAAVILSAGTKGQRAALPNSSIVLHQPRSGARGQATDIQIRAKEVLHNKQAMLEILSTNTGRSVEELSKDSDRMSYLTPQQAVEYGLIDRVLSSRKDLPGNPPV; from the coding sequence ATGACAACTTCGGCCCCGTACTACGGCGACAGCGCCGTGATGCGTACACCACCTCCAGACCTTCCCTCACTCCTGCTGAAGGAGCGGATCGTCTATTTGGGCTTGCCCCTGTTCTCTGACGACGACGCCAAGCGTCAGATGGGGATCGACGTGACTGAGCTGATCATTGCTCAGCTGCTTTATCTGGAATTTGACAACCCAGAGAAGCCTATTTACTTCTACATCAACTCCACTGGAACCAGCTGGTACTCAGGTGAAGCGATCGGCTTCGAGACCGAAGCCTTCGCCATCTGCGACACCCTTCGCTACGTGAAGCCTCCGGTGCACACCATCTGCATCGGCCAGGCAATGGGTACAGCCGCTGTGATCCTCTCGGCAGGTACGAAAGGTCAACGGGCCGCTCTCCCGAACTCTTCCATCGTCCTGCACCAGCCGCGCAGCGGTGCCCGCGGCCAGGCGACTGACATCCAAATCCGTGCCAAAGAAGTGCTGCACAACAAGCAGGCGATGCTTGAAATTCTCTCCACCAACACAGGTCGTTCTGTGGAAGAGCTGAGCAAGGACTCCGACCGGATGAGCTACCTGACCCCGCAACAAGCCGTTGAGTACGGCCTCATCGACCGCGTGCTCAGCAGCCGCAAGGATCTGCCTGGCAATCCCCCCGTCTGA
- the panB gene encoding 3-methyl-2-oxobutanoate hydroxymethyltransferase, with the protein MRPSDLTRFKQKGQPIAVLTAWDSLSAALAEAAGADVLLIGDSLAMVALGHATTLPVSLDQMLHHTQAVARGLTTMPADQPLLVCDLPFLSYQCGEDRAVAAAGRLLKESSAAAVKLEGAEPEVVAVIDRLVRMGIPVMGHLGLTPQAVHRLGYRRQATDAISQERLLEQACTLEQKGCFSLVLEHVPAELACRVQQALTIPVIGIGAGDDCDGQVRVTADLLGLTAKQPPFSPALVDGRRLFIDALKGWVNQTRNHTPPTNGRITQADRT; encoded by the coding sequence ATGCGTCCTTCTGATCTGACCCGCTTCAAGCAGAAGGGCCAACCCATCGCCGTACTCACCGCTTGGGACAGCCTCTCTGCAGCTCTGGCCGAAGCCGCCGGTGCAGATGTGCTGCTGATCGGTGATTCACTGGCCATGGTGGCGCTGGGTCATGCCACAACACTCCCGGTGAGCCTGGACCAGATGCTCCATCACACCCAGGCGGTGGCACGAGGATTGACGACCATGCCCGCCGATCAGCCCCTGCTGGTCTGTGACCTGCCCTTTCTCAGCTACCAATGCGGTGAAGACCGCGCCGTTGCAGCGGCAGGGCGCCTGCTGAAGGAGTCCAGTGCTGCGGCGGTGAAGTTGGAGGGAGCGGAACCCGAGGTTGTCGCCGTGATCGACCGTCTGGTGCGCATGGGCATTCCCGTGATGGGGCATCTGGGCCTCACGCCTCAGGCCGTGCATCGTCTGGGGTACCGCCGCCAGGCCACGGACGCCATCAGCCAGGAACGCCTGCTCGAGCAAGCATGCACCCTCGAGCAGAAGGGCTGCTTCTCCTTGGTGCTGGAACATGTTCCAGCCGAGCTGGCGTGCCGGGTGCAGCAGGCCCTGACCATCCCGGTGATCGGCATCGGGGCAGGTGATGACTGCGATGGCCAAGTGCGCGTCACGGCAGATCTGCTTGGGCTCACCGCCAAACAACCTCCCTTCAGCCCAGCACTCGTGGATGGCCGCCGACTGTTCATCGACGCATTGAAGGGTTGGGTCAATCAGACCCGGAACCACACTCCTCCCACCAATGGGAGGATCACCCAAGCCGATAGAACTTGA
- the cbiB gene encoding adenosylcobinamide-phosphate synthase CbiB encodes MSSEAVGGLLVLGAALLDQLIGDPRQWLHPVVVMGWSIQQLRHWVEPWAGDHPIKLRIGGGLISLILVLGSVLTGWCLERLLWLPSPWAWLSLPLLTLSLASALAARSLRDSVLAVLNLLPSAAEGDLKPARRNLSWIVGRDVQSLNREGLLRAAAETASENAVDGVFAPLFWMGIGALLWMVMPTGPGPLALAWGFKASSTLDSMLGYRSGRLRWLGTAGARLDDLLTWLPCRLVMLTLPLVCPPWRNWAQRVRAAERDGSADPSPNAGRSEAIYAHCIGIQLGGENRYGERLVQKPLLGAGQPIPNVTLVKSVLKASSRLEIVWLSGLVIIQWAISR; translated from the coding sequence ATGAGCTCAGAAGCAGTGGGAGGCCTACTGGTGCTTGGGGCAGCACTGCTGGACCAGCTGATCGGTGACCCGCGCCAGTGGCTCCACCCCGTGGTGGTAATGGGGTGGAGCATTCAGCAGTTGCGCCATTGGGTCGAACCATGGGCGGGGGACCATCCAATCAAGCTGCGGATCGGGGGAGGCTTGATCAGCCTGATCCTGGTGCTTGGCAGCGTCCTGACGGGCTGGTGTCTGGAGCGGCTGCTGTGGCTTCCCTCCCCATGGGCATGGCTCAGCCTTCCGCTACTGACCCTGAGCCTTGCAAGCGCCCTGGCGGCTCGCAGCCTCAGGGACAGCGTGCTCGCAGTGCTGAATTTGCTGCCATCAGCGGCGGAGGGCGATCTCAAACCAGCCCGCCGGAACTTGAGCTGGATCGTTGGACGAGACGTTCAAAGCTTGAATCGAGAGGGACTGCTCAGGGCCGCAGCTGAAACAGCCTCAGAAAATGCTGTGGATGGTGTGTTCGCACCGCTGTTCTGGATGGGGATCGGTGCACTGCTGTGGATGGTCATGCCCACTGGCCCTGGTCCACTGGCGCTGGCCTGGGGCTTCAAGGCCAGCAGCACGCTGGACTCCATGCTCGGGTACCGCAGCGGTCGGCTGCGCTGGTTGGGGACAGCGGGCGCACGCCTGGATGATCTGCTCACCTGGCTGCCCTGCCGTCTAGTCATGCTGACGCTGCCCCTGGTCTGCCCTCCCTGGAGGAACTGGGCACAACGGGTCCGAGCTGCGGAACGGGATGGATCTGCAGATCCATCCCCCAATGCAGGGCGGTCGGAAGCGATCTACGCCCACTGCATCGGAATCCAACTCGGCGGAGAAAACAGATATGGAGAGCGGCTGGTTCAAAAACCGCTGCTGGGAGCAGGCCAACCCATCCCCAACGTGACCCTCGTCAAAAGTGTTCTGAAGGCATCCAGCCGGCTAGAGATTGTTTGGCTCAGTGGTCTTGTGATCATCCAATGGGCGATCAGCCGCTGA
- a CDS encoding sugar transferase — MTSASRPSLIQTAGRAPRRGKYKPHLALISAPPSVLSTGTLIRHQNRWGRVFKRTGDIVFSLALLSIGSPVLLLLAALVKLSSPGPVFYVQRRVGRSYQRFGCIKFRTMRADADAVLARVLEADSSLRAEFERDFKLRSDPRITPVGRFLRRSSLDELPQFLNVLRGEMSVVGPRPIVDKELVRYGPYMDEVASVRPGLTGLWQVSGRNNLSYKKRVKLDLAYARGRSFGLDFAIILRTFGVLLLPMDRGAY, encoded by the coding sequence TTGACCTCGGCCTCCCGGCCTTCCTTAATTCAGACTGCAGGCCGTGCGCCTCGCCGTGGCAAGTACAAGCCTCATCTTGCGCTGATCTCAGCGCCGCCCTCGGTTCTCTCGACCGGCACGCTGATCCGCCACCAGAACCGTTGGGGCCGCGTCTTCAAGCGCACCGGCGACATTGTGTTTTCTCTGGCCCTACTCAGCATCGGTTCACCGGTGTTGCTGCTTTTGGCGGCCTTGGTTAAGCTCAGTTCACCAGGGCCTGTGTTTTACGTCCAGCGACGGGTGGGCCGGAGCTACCAGCGTTTTGGCTGCATCAAGTTCCGCACCATGCGGGCGGATGCGGATGCCGTTCTTGCGCGTGTTCTGGAGGCAGATTCCTCGTTGCGCGCTGAGTTCGAGCGTGACTTCAAGCTCAGGAGTGATCCCCGGATCACTCCCGTGGGTCGATTCCTCCGCCGCTCGAGCCTTGATGAGCTACCGCAGTTTCTAAACGTTCTGCGTGGGGAAATGAGCGTTGTGGGGCCGCGCCCCATCGTTGACAAGGAACTTGTCCGTTATGGCCCTTACATGGACGAAGTTGCCTCAGTCCGTCCTGGGTTGACTGGGCTTTGGCAAGTGAGTGGCCGAAACAACCTCAGTTACAAGAAACGCGTCAAGCTTGATCTGGCCTACGCCCGTGGTCGGTCCTTCGGTCTCGACTTCGCCATCATCCTGCGCACGTTCGGTGTGTTGCTCCTTCCGATGGATCGGGGTGCTTACTGA
- the ftsZ gene encoding cell division protein FtsZ, with amino-acid sequence MEMVSGSGSYTAAGIQPSQSARIEVIGVGGGGSNAVNRMILSDLEGVGYRVLNTDAQALIQSQAQQRLQLGQTLTRGLGAGGNPTIGQKAAEESRTDLHDALQGSDLVFIAAGMGGGTGTGAAPVVAEVAREVGALTVGIVTKPFSFEGRRRMRQADEGIARLAEHVDTLIVIPNDRLRDAIGGAPLQEAFRSADDVLRMGVKGISDIITCPGLVNVDFADVRSVMTEAGTALLGIGIGSGRSRAVEAAQAAIASPLLETERIDGAKGCVINISGGKDMTLEDMTTASEVIYDVVDPEANIIVGAVVDEALEGEIHVTVIATGFENKQPYRSERSRSMPSMANHAEPEENGARIPEFLRRRQQQDNGTV; translated from the coding sequence ATGGAGATGGTGAGCGGCTCAGGGTCTTACACGGCAGCGGGAATCCAGCCCAGCCAGTCCGCCCGCATCGAGGTCATCGGCGTTGGCGGCGGTGGCAGCAATGCCGTCAACCGCATGATCCTCAGTGACCTTGAAGGGGTTGGCTACCGCGTTCTCAACACCGACGCGCAGGCCCTAATCCAGTCGCAAGCGCAGCAACGTCTGCAGTTGGGGCAGACCCTGACGCGCGGGCTTGGCGCCGGCGGCAATCCCACCATCGGCCAGAAAGCAGCCGAGGAATCCCGCACAGATCTCCACGACGCACTGCAGGGCTCCGATCTTGTGTTCATTGCCGCTGGCATGGGCGGTGGAACGGGCACTGGTGCCGCACCAGTAGTCGCCGAAGTCGCCCGTGAAGTCGGTGCTCTCACCGTCGGCATCGTGACCAAGCCGTTCAGCTTCGAGGGCCGTCGTCGCATGCGTCAGGCCGACGAAGGCATCGCTCGTTTGGCGGAACATGTGGACACCCTGATCGTGATCCCCAACGACCGCCTGCGTGATGCCATCGGCGGGGCCCCCCTTCAGGAGGCCTTCCGCAGTGCGGACGACGTCCTGCGCATGGGCGTCAAGGGCATCAGTGACATCATCACTTGCCCTGGACTAGTGAACGTTGACTTTGCGGACGTTCGCTCCGTGATGACTGAAGCGGGCACGGCACTCCTGGGCATTGGCATCGGTTCCGGCCGCTCCAGAGCCGTGGAAGCAGCCCAAGCCGCGATTGCGAGCCCACTGCTGGAAACCGAGCGCATCGATGGTGCAAAGGGCTGTGTGATCAACATCAGCGGCGGCAAGGACATGACCCTGGAGGACATGACCACTGCTTCTGAGGTCATCTACGACGTCGTTGACCCCGAAGCGAACATCATCGTGGGCGCTGTGGTGGATGAAGCCCTCGAAGGCGAGATTCACGTCACGGTGATCGCCACAGGATTCGAAAACAAGCAGCCTTACCGCAGCGAGCGCAGCCGCTCGATGCCATCGATGGCGAACCATGCGGAACCCGAAGAGAACGGCGCTCGAATCCCTGAATTCCTGCGCCGCCGTCAACAACAGGACAACGGAACGGTCTGA
- the hemW gene encoding radical SAM family heme chaperone HemW: MPYPIPPRSAYLHIPFCHRRCYYCDFAVVPLGDQARADNGPGSRSIREYLSLLHREIASAPSGPPLSTVYVGGGTPSLLCPDQIGDLLDALTNKFGLQPGAEITLEMDPATFDAAQLASVLAHGVNRISLGGQSFDDAVLEQLGRRHRLSDLHAAIDWLVQAWRDGALISWSLDLIQNLPGQTLTGWDAQLDQAIASQAPHLSIYDLSVEPGTVFDRQRSLGLLKLPEDDLAFALMERTTQRLAAAGLSRYEISNHARPGHASRHNRVYWSGAGWWGFGMGATSAPWGVRLARPRTRAAYAEWLDHPSHESIAEAGLPLDDRLLVGLRRREGVTLQGLDADALVRRWQPFVERGWLQQRAGRWCLTDPEGMALSNPVLIEVILWWEKVLEEQSQ; encoded by the coding sequence ATGCCTTATCCCATCCCGCCCCGCAGCGCCTATCTCCACATTCCCTTTTGCCACCGGCGCTGTTACTACTGCGATTTCGCCGTGGTTCCCCTGGGGGACCAGGCCCGCGCCGACAACGGGCCTGGCAGCCGCTCGATCCGTGAGTACCTAAGCCTGCTGCACCGTGAAATCGCCTCTGCCCCAAGCGGTCCGCCCCTATCGACGGTGTATGTCGGCGGGGGAACGCCATCGCTGTTGTGCCCCGATCAGATCGGAGACCTGCTCGATGCCTTGACCAATAAATTTGGTCTTCAACCGGGTGCGGAAATCACCCTGGAGATGGACCCAGCCACCTTTGATGCCGCGCAGTTGGCCTCCGTTCTTGCCCATGGCGTGAACCGCATCAGCCTGGGGGGGCAGAGCTTTGATGATGCGGTGCTCGAGCAGCTGGGGCGTCGGCATCGCCTGAGCGACCTCCATGCGGCGATCGACTGGCTGGTTCAGGCCTGGCGCGATGGCGCGCTCATCTCTTGGAGTCTCGATCTCATCCAGAACCTCCCGGGTCAGACCCTGACCGGGTGGGATGCGCAGTTGGATCAGGCCATTGCCAGTCAGGCCCCCCATCTCTCGATTTACGACCTCTCGGTGGAGCCGGGCACGGTGTTTGATCGCCAACGTTCGCTTGGCCTGTTGAAGCTGCCGGAGGACGACCTTGCCTTTGCCTTGATGGAGCGGACCACGCAACGGCTGGCGGCTGCTGGACTCAGCCGCTACGAGATTTCCAACCACGCCCGTCCGGGCCATGCCTCCCGGCACAACCGGGTGTATTGGAGTGGTGCCGGTTGGTGGGGTTTTGGCATGGGAGCGACATCCGCACCCTGGGGGGTGCGTTTGGCACGACCCCGCACCCGCGCCGCCTACGCGGAATGGCTTGATCACCCTTCTCACGAATCGATCGCCGAGGCTGGTCTCCCCCTGGATGATCGATTGCTGGTGGGTCTGCGGCGCCGCGAAGGGGTGACCCTTCAAGGGCTTGATGCTGATGCGCTGGTGCGCCGTTGGCAACCGTTCGTTGAGCGTGGATGGCTGCAGCAGCGGGCAGGCCGTTGGTGTCTCACCGACCCCGAGGGCATGGCCCTCAGCAATCCAGTGTTGATTGAGGTGATTCTGTGGTGGGAAAAGGTTTTAGAAGAACAAAGCCAGTAA